The Frankiaceae bacterium genome has a window encoding:
- a CDS encoding CBS domain-containing protein, with translation MQVADIMTNASVTESPSDSLRSAADTMWRQQTGSLLVMDGDELVGIITERDVMKAVAQGRDVETTPVSDVMTKDVLTIAPDTTAHEAARHMASRWIRHLPVVVDGRVQGVVSQRDLVGIFAALVPDPDGADLPSESLVRSMRLARIEQGDLD, from the coding sequence GTGCAGGTCGCCGACATCATGACGAACGCGAGCGTGACGGAGTCGCCGTCGGACTCCCTGCGGTCTGCCGCCGACACGATGTGGCGCCAGCAGACCGGGTCGCTCCTCGTCATGGATGGCGACGAGCTCGTCGGCATCATCACCGAGCGCGACGTCATGAAGGCCGTCGCCCAGGGCCGCGACGTCGAGACGACGCCGGTCAGCGACGTCATGACGAAGGACGTCCTGACGATAGCGCCGGACACGACGGCGCACGAGGCCGCGCGGCACATGGCGTCCCGCTGGATCCGGCACCTGCCCGTCGTCGTCGACGGTCGCGTGCAGGGCGTCGTGTCGCAGCGCGACCTCGTCGGCATCTTCGCGGCGCTCGTTCCCGACCCCGACGGAGCCGACCTGCCGAGCGAGTCGCTGGTGCGTTCGATGCGCCTCGCGCGCATCGAGCAGGGCGACCTCGACTAA
- the mscL gene encoding large conductance mechanosensitive channel protein MscL, which produces MLKDFKAFVLRGNVVDLAIGVVIGAAFATVVTSFTEGVVSPLLGLFGDANFDTLSACLKGPCEVSQDGKVVAGSVLQYGRVLTALMTFLITAAVLYFFVVRPVNALMARRRTEPEVDSTTKQCGECLSSIPVQATRCAFCTVEV; this is translated from the coding sequence ATGCTCAAGGACTTCAAGGCGTTCGTCCTGCGCGGCAACGTCGTCGACCTCGCGATCGGCGTCGTCATCGGCGCGGCGTTCGCGACGGTCGTCACGTCGTTCACCGAGGGGGTCGTCAGCCCGCTGCTCGGGCTGTTCGGCGACGCGAACTTCGACACCCTCTCGGCCTGCCTCAAGGGGCCGTGCGAGGTGAGCCAGGACGGCAAGGTCGTGGCCGGGAGCGTGCTCCAGTACGGCCGCGTGCTCACCGCGCTGATGACGTTCCTCATCACCGCGGCGGTGCTCTACTTCTTCGTCGTCCGGCCGGTCAACGCGCTCATGGCGCGGCGGCGTACGGAGCCCGAGGTCGACTCCACGACGAAGCAGTGCGGCGAGTGCCTCAGCTCGATCCCCGTGCAGGCGACGCGGTGCGCGTTCTGCACCGTGGAGGTCTAG
- a CDS encoding S8 family peptidase, with protein sequence MRVRPLVAAVPAALLSLSFVPADAVAPAPTNPYVVVLRDGVSSATAASYAASLGGTVTSVWSDAINGYAARLTPAAAAALAASPDVASVEADVTFSATTTQSAPPNWGLDRIDQVNRPLSNTFTYTRTGSGVKAYILDSGIRFSHTQFGGRAISGADYIDGGAADDCNGHGTHVAGIVGGSTVGVAKAVTLVGVRVLDCAGNGTLSSIVNGLNYVIGNHAAGTPAVANLSLGGGANSTIDTAVQNTINDGVTVVVAAGNGDQWGVRQPACNYSPARVSAAITIGATTNTDAAASFSNYGSCVDWLAPGVSILSSWHTGDTAGAYLDGTSQATPHVAGIAAQYLQTSPGASPATVRTALYNLTTKSIVTNAGTGTPNHLAFTNL encoded by the coding sequence TTGCGAGTACGTCCGCTCGTCGCCGCGGTCCCCGCGGCGCTCCTCTCCCTCTCCTTCGTTCCCGCCGACGCCGTCGCGCCTGCGCCGACCAACCCCTACGTGGTCGTCCTCAGGGACGGCGTCTCGTCTGCCACCGCCGCTTCGTACGCCGCGTCGCTCGGCGGCACCGTCACGTCGGTCTGGTCCGACGCGATCAACGGCTACGCCGCGCGCCTCACGCCCGCCGCGGCCGCCGCTCTCGCCGCCAGCCCTGACGTGGCCTCGGTCGAGGCGGACGTGACGTTCTCCGCGACGACGACGCAGTCCGCGCCGCCCAACTGGGGCCTCGACCGCATCGACCAGGTCAACCGCCCGCTGTCGAACACGTTCACCTACACGCGCACCGGCTCGGGCGTGAAGGCGTACATCCTCGACAGCGGCATCCGCTTCTCGCACACGCAGTTCGGCGGCCGCGCGATCAGCGGCGCCGACTACATCGACGGCGGCGCGGCCGACGACTGCAACGGTCACGGTACGCACGTCGCGGGCATCGTCGGCGGCTCCACCGTCGGCGTCGCGAAGGCTGTCACGCTGGTCGGCGTCCGCGTCCTCGACTGCGCCGGCAACGGCACCCTGTCGAGCATCGTCAACGGCCTCAACTACGTCATCGGCAACCACGCCGCCGGCACCCCGGCGGTCGCCAACCTGAGCCTCGGCGGCGGCGCCAACAGCACGATCGACACCGCCGTGCAGAACACCATCAACGACGGCGTCACCGTCGTCGTCGCGGCCGGCAACGGCGACCAGTGGGGTGTCCGCCAGCCGGCGTGCAACTACTCGCCGGCCCGCGTCTCCGCGGCGATCACCATCGGCGCGACGACGAACACCGACGCCGCGGCGTCGTTCTCCAACTACGGCAGCTGCGTCGACTGGCTCGCGCCGGGCGTCTCGATCCTGTCGTCGTGGCACACCGGCGACACCGCGGGGGCGTACCTCGACGGCACGTCGCAGGCGACGCCGCACGTCGCGGGCATCGCCGCGCAGTACCTCCAGACCTCGCCGGGCGCCTCGCCGGCGACGGTCCGTACGGCGCTCTACAACCTGACGACGAAGTCGATCGTCACGAACGCCGGCACGGGCACCCCGAACCACCTCGCGTTCACCAACCTCTAG
- a CDS encoding S8 family peptidase, whose protein sequence is MRVRPIVAAIPAALLSLSFVPAQAAPVQTSPYVVVLRDGVNSADVAAYARTLGADVTAVWSHAIDGFAAKLTPAAVTALSASPDVKYVEFDAPVHKTGTMTNPQNWGTDRIDQRNLPLSNSYTWTATGAGVTAYVLDTGIRFTHTQFNGRAVSGVDTIDGGTADDCDGHGTHVAGIVGGNAVGVANSVSLVAVRVLDCAGNGTISSVVGGVDWVTANHTTGAAVANMSLGGGANSTIDAAVSNSIADGITYTVAAGNGNMAGRAIDACTQSPGRVAAAITVGATDKTDKAARFSNYGTCVDLLAPGVDILSSYYTGDTAGAIVSGTSQAAPHVAGVAAQYLQLNPSATPAAVRDFIVNLSTPNVVSNAGTGTPNRLLFTNL, encoded by the coding sequence TTGCGAGTACGTCCGATCGTCGCCGCGATTCCCGCGGCGCTGCTGTCCCTCTCGTTCGTCCCGGCCCAGGCGGCGCCGGTGCAGACGAGCCCCTACGTCGTCGTCCTCCGTGACGGCGTCAACTCCGCCGACGTCGCCGCGTACGCCCGTACGCTCGGCGCCGACGTCACCGCCGTCTGGTCGCACGCGATCGACGGCTTCGCCGCCAAGCTCACCCCCGCCGCGGTGACGGCGCTGTCCGCCAGCCCCGACGTGAAGTACGTCGAGTTCGACGCGCCCGTCCACAAGACCGGCACGATGACCAACCCGCAGAACTGGGGCACCGACCGCATCGACCAGCGCAACCTCCCGCTGTCGAACTCCTACACGTGGACCGCGACCGGCGCGGGCGTGACGGCGTACGTCCTCGACACCGGCATCCGCTTCACGCACACGCAGTTCAACGGCCGCGCGGTGAGCGGCGTCGACACCATCGACGGCGGCACGGCCGACGACTGTGACGGCCACGGCACGCACGTCGCCGGCATCGTCGGCGGCAACGCCGTCGGCGTCGCCAACTCAGTCAGCCTCGTCGCCGTCCGCGTCCTCGACTGTGCCGGCAACGGCACGATCTCCAGCGTCGTCGGCGGCGTCGACTGGGTCACGGCCAACCACACCACCGGTGCGGCGGTCGCGAACATGAGCCTCGGCGGCGGTGCCAACAGCACCATCGACGCGGCGGTCTCCAACTCGATCGCGGACGGCATCACGTACACCGTCGCCGCCGGCAACGGCAACATGGCCGGCCGCGCGATCGACGCCTGCACGCAGTCGCCCGGCCGCGTCGCCGCGGCGATCACCGTCGGCGCGACCGACAAGACCGACAAGGCCGCGCGGTTCTCGAACTACGGCACCTGCGTCGACCTGCTCGCTCCCGGCGTCGACATCCTGTCGTCGTACTACACGGGCGACACCGCCGGCGCGATCGTGTCCGGCACGTCCCAGGCCGCTCCGCACGTCGCGGGCGTGGCCGCTCAGTACCTCCAGCTCAACCCGTCGGCCACGCCGGCGGCGGTGCGCGACTTCATCGTCAACCTGAGCACGCCGAACGTCGTCTCCAACGCGGGCACCGGCACGCCGAACCGCCTGCTGTTCACGAACCTGTAG
- a CDS encoding TldD/PmbA family protein codes for MLDESDVRAALDAALSSGGDWAEVYADRRDSTTIRVEDRRVEELTSGRDQGAGIRVVRGSQAAYAYTNVLSRDSLVAAARAAAAGIQGASPGAPAIADLTRAVPPVVHDIARSPRDAAKADKVAITRRCEEAAWAQGDEVRQVLASYADVVQRVFVANSLGHLSDETRTRTRLACQVVAARDGLVQTGFEGPGASRGLELFDLSPPEEIGEQAAQRALRLLDSIPSPAGEMTVVLNAGGGGVLFHEACGHGLEADAMAKDTTVYAHTKGQRVGSEIFHGVDDASDPNGWGSFAFDDEGTPAQRTVLFEGGVQTGEMSDRINAARLGVAASGNGRRQSYAHLPIPRMTNSYVLPGDSDPELILADVAYGLYADGLGGGEVNPATGDFVFGITEAYLIENGRLTQRVRGANLIGNGPQAIALVDAVGTDFAVKQGMCGKDGQWVPAGFGTPTLRIARLTVGGTGA; via the coding sequence ATGCTCGATGAATCAGACGTCCGCGCCGCGCTCGACGCCGCGCTGTCCTCCGGCGGCGACTGGGCGGAGGTCTACGCCGACCGTCGCGACTCGACGACGATCCGCGTCGAGGACCGCCGGGTCGAGGAGCTGACCAGCGGCCGCGACCAGGGCGCCGGCATCCGCGTCGTCCGCGGCAGCCAGGCGGCGTACGCGTACACCAACGTGCTGTCCCGAGACTCGCTCGTCGCGGCGGCGCGCGCGGCGGCGGCCGGCATCCAGGGCGCATCGCCCGGGGCGCCCGCGATCGCCGACCTGACGCGCGCCGTACCTCCCGTCGTCCACGACATCGCGCGGTCGCCGCGCGACGCCGCCAAGGCCGACAAGGTCGCCATCACCCGCCGGTGCGAGGAGGCCGCGTGGGCGCAGGGCGACGAGGTGCGGCAGGTGCTGGCGTCGTACGCCGACGTGGTGCAGCGGGTGTTCGTCGCCAACTCCCTCGGCCACCTCTCCGACGAGACGCGGACCCGTACCCGGCTCGCCTGCCAGGTCGTCGCCGCGCGCGACGGGCTGGTGCAGACAGGCTTCGAGGGGCCTGGCGCCTCGCGCGGGCTCGAGCTCTTCGACCTGTCGCCACCCGAGGAGATCGGGGAGCAGGCGGCGCAGCGCGCGCTGCGGCTGCTCGACTCCATCCCTTCCCCGGCGGGCGAGATGACCGTCGTCCTGAACGCCGGCGGCGGCGGCGTCCTCTTCCACGAGGCGTGCGGGCACGGGCTCGAGGCCGACGCGATGGCCAAGGACACGACCGTCTACGCGCACACCAAGGGGCAGCGGGTCGGGTCCGAGATCTTCCACGGCGTCGACGACGCGAGCGACCCCAACGGCTGGGGGTCGTTCGCGTTCGACGACGAGGGCACGCCGGCGCAGCGGACCGTGCTCTTCGAGGGCGGCGTGCAGACCGGCGAGATGTCCGACCGCATCAACGCCGCGCGCCTCGGCGTCGCGGCGTCGGGCAACGGGCGGCGGCAGTCGTACGCGCACCTGCCGATCCCGCGCATGACCAACTCGTACGTCCTGCCCGGCGACAGCGACCCGGAGCTGATCCTCGCCGACGTGGCGTACGGCCTCTACGCCGACGGGCTCGGCGGCGGCGAGGTCAACCCCGCGACCGGCGACTTCGTGTTCGGCATCACCGAGGCGTACCTCATCGAGAACGGCCGGCTCACCCAGCGGGTCCGCGGCGCCAACCTCATCGGCAACGGCCCGCAGGCCATCGCGCTGGTCGACGCCGTGGGGACCGACTTCGCGGTCAAGCAGGGGATGTGCGGCAAGGACGGGCAGTGGGTGCCGGCGGGCTTCGGGACGCCGACGTTGCGCATAGCCCGCCTCACGGTCGGGGGGACGGGCGCATGA
- a CDS encoding TldD/PmbA family protein: MSDLLDLASRVVSWASGDEGVEAFAVHSVDTSVTAFEAEVESLSSSETRGVGVRVVVDGRMGFASTSDVTEDGLRYALSEARSNAELGTPDVGNVLPSPASFEPVPSIYVAGLESVAAADKVAAALELERATRAAHDLVTAVDSATYGDSRSAVAIASTTGVAAEYARTDVYAYVAAIARTEDDTQTGLGLTQGRSFADLDLEAAAHEAAVRATRLLGARKPPTARVPVVFDPLVTASFLGVLASALTAEAVQKGRSLFAERVGEAVAQEAFSLVDDGRLTDGPAAAPFDDEGVPTRRTAVIEHGVLRGFLHNTETAARAGDGAASTGNATRGGFNSSPGVAPSNLFLDGVTVPPTEILARAEGGLYVQDVSGLHSGTNPVSGEFSVGATGLWITDGGLGEPVREVTVSSTLVEMLLGIAALGSDRRFFPFGGSFAGATALVAEMTVAGA, translated from the coding sequence ATGAGCGACCTCCTGGACCTGGCCTCTCGCGTGGTCTCCTGGGCCTCCGGTGACGAGGGCGTCGAGGCGTTCGCGGTGCACTCCGTCGACACGTCGGTGACGGCGTTCGAGGCGGAGGTCGAGTCGCTGTCGTCGTCGGAGACGCGCGGCGTCGGCGTCCGCGTCGTCGTGGACGGGCGGATGGGCTTCGCGTCCACGTCCGACGTCACCGAGGACGGCCTGCGCTACGCGCTGTCCGAGGCCCGCTCCAACGCCGAGCTCGGCACGCCCGACGTCGGCAACGTGCTCCCGTCCCCGGCGTCGTTCGAGCCGGTGCCGTCCATCTACGTCGCCGGCCTCGAGTCGGTCGCGGCCGCCGACAAGGTCGCGGCGGCGCTGGAGCTGGAGCGCGCGACCCGTGCGGCGCACGACCTCGTCACGGCGGTCGACTCGGCGACGTACGGCGACTCGCGCTCGGCCGTCGCCATCGCCTCGACGACGGGGGTCGCGGCGGAGTACGCGCGCACCGACGTCTACGCCTACGTCGCCGCCATCGCCCGCACCGAGGACGACACCCAGACCGGGCTCGGGCTGACGCAGGGGCGGTCGTTCGCCGACCTCGACCTGGAGGCCGCGGCGCACGAGGCCGCGGTCCGCGCGACGCGGCTGCTCGGTGCGCGCAAGCCGCCGACGGCGCGGGTGCCGGTGGTGTTCGACCCGCTGGTGACGGCGTCGTTCCTCGGCGTGCTCGCGTCGGCGCTGACGGCGGAGGCGGTGCAGAAGGGCCGTTCGCTGTTCGCCGAGCGGGTCGGGGAGGCGGTGGCGCAGGAGGCGTTCAGCCTCGTCGACGACGGGCGGCTGACGGACGGGCCTGCGGCGGCGCCGTTCGACGACGAGGGCGTGCCGACGCGGCGTACGGCGGTCATCGAGCACGGCGTCCTGCGTGGCTTCCTGCACAACACCGAGACCGCCGCCCGGGCGGGCGACGGCGCGGCGTCCACCGGCAACGCGACGCGCGGCGGCTTCAACTCCTCGCCGGGCGTCGCGCCGAGCAACCTGTTCCTCGACGGCGTCACGGTGCCGCCGACGGAGATCCTGGCGCGGGCCGAGGGCGGGCTGTACGTGCAGGACGTCAGCGGCCTGCACTCGGGGACCAACCCGGTGAGCGGTGAGTTCAGCGTCGGCGCGACGGGGCTGTGGATCACCGACGGCGGGCTGGGCGAGCCGGTGCGCGAGGTGACGGTGTCCTCGACGCTGGTGGAGATGCTGCTGGGGATCGCGGCGCTGGGCAGCGACCGGAGGTTCTTCCCGTTCGGCGGGTCGTTCGCCGGCGCGACCGCGCTGGTCGCGGAGATGACGGTCGCGGGCGCGTAG
- a CDS encoding FAD-binding oxidoreductase — translation MTYAVWGWGGPADEPRAADLTAAAPYFADVLGFAVQPPEEPAPLPALPLPRVALPGALAALGSAEPPDRARHAFGRSYRDVVRGLRGQVEHPPDLVVRPRSERDVTDLLDWAAGARVAVVPYGGGTSVVGGVEPAVGGAYAGVVSLDLGALGRVVEVDTTSRAARIEAGAFGPAIEKQLRGSGLTLRFYPQSFERSTLGGWVATRAAGHYATRLTHIDDVVESVRAVTPTGLWESRRLPGSGAGPSPDRLLLGSEGALGVVTEAWVRLQERPVHRAGASVAFATFEAGAEAVRRVVQAGLTPAGCRLVDGTEARLTGTLADGRAVLVLAFESAAYPVTTELDRATEIARDAGGTPLGEPVIRGPASGDTTAGNPGDARDAASGQWRETFLRAPYLRDQLVLLGVLTETFETAVTWDRLPAFVAGVRAATTGALHKVAGAGHVTCRLTHVYPDGAAPYFTVLAPARRGSELAQWAEVKAAAAEAILAHGGTITHHHAVGRDHRPWYDRQRPEPFARALRAAKDALDPAGVLNPGVLLGPP, via the coding sequence GTGACGTACGCCGTCTGGGGCTGGGGAGGCCCCGCCGACGAGCCGCGCGCGGCCGACCTGACCGCCGCGGCGCCGTACTTCGCCGACGTCCTCGGCTTCGCCGTGCAGCCGCCGGAGGAGCCGGCGCCGCTGCCGGCGCTGCCGCTGCCGCGCGTCGCGCTGCCCGGCGCGCTCGCGGCGCTCGGGTCGGCAGAGCCCCCTGACAGGGCGCGCCACGCGTTCGGGCGGAGCTACCGCGACGTCGTCCGCGGCCTGCGCGGCCAGGTCGAGCACCCGCCCGACCTCGTCGTCCGGCCGCGCTCCGAGCGCGACGTCACCGACCTGCTCGACTGGGCGGCCGGCGCGCGGGTCGCCGTCGTGCCGTACGGCGGCGGCACCAGCGTCGTCGGCGGGGTCGAGCCGGCCGTGGGTGGCGCGTACGCCGGCGTCGTCTCGCTCGACCTCGGCGCGCTCGGGCGCGTCGTCGAGGTCGACACGACGTCGCGGGCGGCGCGGATCGAGGCGGGCGCGTTCGGGCCGGCCATCGAGAAGCAGCTGCGCGGATCGGGGCTGACGCTGCGGTTCTACCCGCAGTCGTTCGAACGCTCCACGCTCGGCGGCTGGGTCGCCACCCGCGCCGCCGGGCACTACGCGACCCGCCTCACGCACATCGACGACGTCGTCGAGTCGGTCCGCGCCGTCACGCCGACGGGGCTCTGGGAGTCGCGCCGGCTCCCTGGCTCCGGCGCGGGCCCGTCACCCGACCGGCTGCTGCTCGGCTCCGAGGGGGCGCTCGGCGTCGTCACCGAGGCCTGGGTACGTCTCCAGGAGCGGCCCGTGCACCGCGCGGGGGCGTCGGTGGCGTTCGCGACGTTCGAGGCCGGGGCCGAGGCCGTACGCCGCGTCGTCCAGGCCGGCCTCACTCCCGCGGGCTGCCGGCTGGTCGACGGCACCGAGGCTCGGCTGACCGGCACGCTGGCGGACGGGCGGGCGGTGCTGGTGCTCGCGTTCGAGTCGGCGGCGTACCCCGTGACCACCGAGCTGGATCGCGCCACCGAGATCGCGCGCGACGCCGGCGGCACGCCGCTCGGCGAGCCCGTCATTCGTGGCCCCGCCTCCGGGGACACCACCGCGGGCAACCCCGGCGACGCGCGGGACGCGGCGAGCGGGCAGTGGCGGGAGACGTTCCTGCGCGCGCCGTACCTGCGCGACCAGCTCGTGCTGCTGGGGGTGCTGACGGAGACGTTCGAGACCGCGGTGACGTGGGACCGGCTGCCGGCGTTCGTCGCGGGCGTCCGCGCGGCGACCACCGGCGCGCTGCACAAGGTCGCCGGCGCGGGGCACGTGACGTGCCGGCTGACGCACGTCTACCCCGACGGCGCGGCGCCGTACTTCACGGTCCTCGCGCCCGCGCGGCGCGGCAGCGAGCTGGCGCAGTGGGCCGAGGTGAAGGCCGCGGCGGCCGAGGCGATCTTGGCGCACGGCGGCACCATCACCCACCACCATGCGGTCGGGCGCGACCACCGGCCGTGGTACGACCGCCAGCGGCCTGAGCCGTTCGCCCGCGCGCTGCGCGCCGCCAAGGACGCGCTCGACCCGGCCGGCGTCCTCAACCCCGGCGTCCTGCTCGGCCCGCCCTGA
- the cpaB gene encoding Flp pilus assembly protein CpaB — translation MPFSWTRVRRVLARRRRLVASVLAGLAVLCALSVLRPPVPPTVSVLAAARDLAPGSALALSDLRSVALPPAAVPAGALRPGAAVLGRLVAGPVRSGEPLTDVRLVGPALLDSLAPGSVAVPVRFADPGAVALLRPGDRIDVLATAEHPALSPPLPDAPPAAPQGAAGAEVVAADVVVVTIPGAAPDPAADPAVAPPAAALGGDGSLVVVACTPAVARALAAAAATGRLSPALRPGTSGRPP, via the coding sequence ATGCCGTTCTCCTGGACCCGCGTACGCCGGGTGCTCGCGCGCCGCCGTCGCCTCGTCGCGTCGGTGCTCGCCGGGCTGGCGGTGCTGTGCGCCCTGTCGGTGCTCCGCCCGCCGGTGCCGCCGACCGTGTCCGTGCTCGCCGCGGCACGCGACCTCGCACCCGGGTCCGCGCTGGCGCTGTCCGACCTGCGCTCCGTCGCGCTGCCTCCCGCCGCTGTGCCCGCGGGCGCGCTGCGGCCAGGTGCCGCCGTGCTCGGGCGGCTCGTCGCGGGACCCGTACGCAGCGGCGAGCCCCTCACCGACGTACGCCTCGTCGGCCCAGCCCTCCTCGACTCGCTCGCGCCGGGCAGCGTCGCGGTGCCGGTGCGCTTCGCCGACCCAGGCGCGGTCGCGCTGCTGCGGCCAGGCGACCGGATCGACGTGCTCGCGACGGCCGAGCACCCCGCGCTCTCGCCACCGCTCCCCGACGCGCCACCGGCCGCGCCGCAGGGTGCGGCCGGTGCGGAGGTCGTGGCCGCCGACGTGGTCGTGGTGACGATCCCCGGCGCGGCTCCCGATCCCGCTGCCGACCCGGCCGTGGCGCCACCGGCCGCGGCGCTCGGGGGCGACGGGTCGCTCGTCGTCGTGGCCTGCACGCCCGCCGTCGCCCGCGCGCTCGCCGCCGCGGCCGCGACGGGCAGGCTCTCCCCCGCGCTGCGGCCTGGGACGTCGGGACGGCCGCCGTGA
- a CDS encoding S-methyl-5'-thioadenosine phosphorylase: MTDLPHAEIGVFGGSGFYALLDDADEVTVETPYGEPSGPFVVGSVGGRGVAFLPRHGPRHRYPPHRIPYRANLWAMRSLGVTQVIGPCAAGSLSPAVHPGEFVVCDQLVDRTSGRTQTFYDDRAVHVAFADPYCARGRAAALAAASSVGIRAHDGGTMVVVEGPRFSTRAESRWYASAGWSVVNMTGHPEAVLARELELCYTSIALITDYDAGVPGVPAVTADEVFRVFTSNNTRLRDLLFALIPRLPADRDCACASALTGADFSG, encoded by the coding sequence ATGACCGACCTGCCCCACGCCGAGATCGGCGTGTTCGGCGGCTCCGGCTTCTACGCGCTGCTCGACGACGCCGACGAGGTCACCGTCGAGACGCCGTACGGCGAGCCTTCGGGGCCGTTCGTCGTCGGCTCGGTGGGCGGGCGCGGCGTGGCGTTCCTCCCGCGGCACGGGCCGCGCCACCGCTACCCCCCGCACCGCATCCCGTACCGCGCCAACCTCTGGGCCATGCGCTCGCTCGGCGTCACGCAGGTCATCGGGCCGTGCGCCGCGGGGTCGCTCTCCCCCGCCGTGCACCCGGGTGAGTTCGTCGTGTGCGACCAGCTCGTGGACCGTACGTCGGGGCGCACGCAGACGTTCTACGACGACCGCGCCGTGCACGTGGCGTTCGCCGACCCGTACTGCGCGCGCGGGCGCGCCGCCGCGCTCGCCGCCGCGTCGTCCGTCGGCATCCGCGCGCACGACGGCGGCACCATGGTCGTCGTCGAGGGGCCGCGCTTCTCCACCCGCGCCGAGTCGCGGTGGTACGCCTCCGCCGGCTGGTCCGTCGTCAACATGACCGGCCACCCCGAGGCCGTCCTCGCCCGCGAGCTGGAGCTCTGCTACACCTCCATCGCGCTCATCACCGACTACGACGCCGGCGTGCCCGGCGTGCCCGCGGTCACCGCCGACGAGGTGTTCCGCGTCTTCACCTCCAACAACACCCGCCTGCGCGACCTCCTCTTCGCGCTGATCCCCCGCCTGCCCGCCGACCGCGACTGCGCGTGCGCGTCGGCCCTGACCGGCGCCGACTTCTCGGGGTGA
- a CDS encoding FmdB family zinc ribbon protein: MPTYQYACTACAERLEVVQKFTDDALTECPACGGALRKVFSPVGVVFKGSGFYKTDSRSSSGGSKPDAAKPDAAKPAESAPAASSSSSSEPAAPAPKPSSTGTETAAAS; this comes from the coding sequence GTGCCGACGTACCAGTACGCCTGCACCGCCTGCGCCGAGCGTCTCGAGGTCGTCCAGAAGTTCACCGACGACGCCCTGACCGAGTGCCCCGCGTGCGGCGGCGCGCTGCGCAAGGTGTTCTCGCCGGTGGGTGTCGTCTTCAAGGGGTCGGGCTTCTACAAGACCGACAGCCGTTCGTCGTCGGGCGGGTCGAAGCCGGACGCCGCCAAGCCGGATGCCGCCAAGCCCGCGGAGTCCGCGCCGGCCGCGTCGTCGTCCTCCTCGTCGGAGCCGGCGGCGCCCGCGCCGAAGCCGTCGTCCACAGGCACGGAGACCGCCGCGGCCAGCTAG
- a CDS encoding VOC family protein produces the protein MPIQQLNHAVLYVRDLDRSVAFYTDVLGFRVVNQMRGAAFVQAPASTNDHDLGLFEIGAAAGPSQAGRATVGLYHLAWEVDTLAELDRLSGVLAEAGALAGASDHGTTKSLYAKDPDGLEFEVAWVVPAALLDDAAKGVKIAPLDLPREIARYGADTRGGVGVSIPA, from the coding sequence ATGCCGATCCAGCAGCTGAACCACGCGGTCCTCTACGTCCGCGACCTCGACCGCAGCGTGGCGTTCTACACCGACGTCCTCGGCTTCCGCGTCGTCAACCAGATGCGCGGGGCGGCGTTCGTTCAGGCACCCGCGAGCACCAACGACCACGACCTCGGCCTGTTCGAGATCGGCGCGGCCGCCGGCCCGAGCCAGGCGGGGCGCGCGACGGTCGGGCTGTACCACCTCGCGTGGGAGGTCGACACGCTCGCCGAGCTCGACCGCCTCTCCGGCGTCCTCGCCGAGGCCGGCGCGCTCGCCGGCGCGTCCGACCACGGCACGACGAAGAGCCTCTACGCGAAGGACCCCGACGGGCTGGAGTTCGAGGTCGCGTGGGTCGTCCCCGCGGCGCTGCTCGACGACGCGGCCAAGGGCGTGAAGATCGCGCCGCTCGACCTGCCCAGGGAGATCGCGCGGTACGGCGCCGACACCCGCGGCGGCGTCGGCGTCTCTATCCCCGCGTAG
- a CDS encoding 5-formyltetrahydrofolate cyclo-ligase, with product MGGPVGENGVPDRKRALRARLLAVRAGLSSAERHSAAAALTEAVLALPEVSSARVVAAYYGTGTELPTEPLLSALRSRGARVLLPLLLPGDGLAWGTYDGGLVSGPHGLLEPRVVDADLGEADVVLVPGVAYDLAGRRLGRGGGSYDRALASVSVPVVALALDEEVVDEVPVEPHDRRVDVVVTPTRVVRATRG from the coding sequence ATGGGCGGTCCTGTCGGGGAGAACGGCGTTCCCGACCGGAAACGCGCCCTGCGCGCCCGGTTGCTGGCGGTGCGCGCCGGTCTGTCGTCGGCCGAACGGCACAGCGCCGCGGCTGCGCTCACGGAGGCCGTGCTGGCGCTGCCGGAGGTGTCGTCGGCGCGGGTCGTGGCGGCGTACTACGGCACCGGGACGGAGCTGCCGACGGAGCCGCTGCTCTCCGCTCTGCGCTCGCGTGGCGCGCGCGTCCTGCTCCCTCTCCTGCTGCCCGGCGACGGGCTGGCATGGGGGACGTACGACGGGGGGCTGGTCTCGGGACCTCACGGGCTGCTGGAGCCGCGGGTCGTGGACGCGGACCTCGGTGAGGCCGACGTCGTGCTCGTGCCGGGGGTGGCGTACGACCTAGCCGGGCGGCGGCTGGGGCGCGGCGGCGGGTCGTACGACCGCGCGCTCGCGTCGGTGTCGGTGCCGGTCGTCGCGCTCGCCCTCGACGAGGAGGTCGTGGACGAGGTACCCGTCGAGCCGCACGACCGCCGGGTCGACGTCGTCGTGACGCCGACCCGGGTCGTACGCGCTACGCGGGGATAG